The Mauremys reevesii isolate NIE-2019 linkage group 19, ASM1616193v1, whole genome shotgun sequence genomic sequence GGTCTCCTGTGGCTactgtcatacaaataataacaacagaGCAGTTGGCTAGTAAATTCacccaatcctgctctccttgtTCACCCAAAggttcccactgaagccaacaggGGGCtttgaagggatggagaaagtaAGCTTGGGCTCATTATTTGGCACcatattttaatatttcagaaGACACATTCACATGACTTAACTTTGTGAGCAAAGGTTCAGACTGGCTCCGTTCAATAATCGTCATTGCACGATACCGTGTTTGCTGTGCGGGGAAGCAACGGCTGCCAGTCCAGTACTGAACATGTTCTATCAGACCATTTTATCAGCTATGGTTGTGATCGCTGCAGGATAAACATCTCAGTGGAAACTGCTGGAATGtggagagtgggaagggggcgCTGAGATGCCGGAGGCAGAGAGCTTTATTTGCTGTAGGCTCTTCATTATTGCATATAAAAGGCTTACAGGGACTGAAATACTAAAgtagaggaggaggtggggagaagaCAAGTGGAGCTGCCATTACAGAGCCCAGCACTAGCCATGGGGAGAGCTGCCCAGAAAACCTTCCTCTCTTTACTCTGTCTAGCAGCAGCGGTTTGTCAGGCTCAGGACACCTGCCCAGGTGAGTGAAAGATAATGCTGTTCCCAACTGCGTTTCATAGTGTGGTTCTTGCCAACCTGGACCCTGGGGGAACTGGGAACTGTTCAGGAATGTTTCTTGTCCTACATGTCTATAAAGTGCTTTGCTTGCTTATGGTGCTTTTTAAATACTAAAAAGAACAGCTTCTCTGTACAAAATTCCTTTGTAGAAATTACTCGATATTGCAGAAGTGCCCGTCACAGACTAGAGGTGTTCAAAAAAGGACACCGTTTTTGCAAAAAATGTTGTGAaattgttgtctcttgtcttcatTGAGACCTAAATTCTGGAAAATTAAATCTCAATCTACAAAGCTCAGAGTCAGCCTATGATTTCAGATCCctctgctttttaaaattcaCGTTGACCAAATTAAGATGATTATTTGTAAAATCGCAACTGTTGTGTATCTATCACCACAAATCCACTGCACAACTCTTTCCATGTCAACACATTCACATTGAGAATCCAGCAGCATTTAAGGTTTATTTTAGTTCATCATGAAATCCTGGAAATCCTTATGCAAGATTTAGTCAAATTTGTGCAGACATCATTCAGGCAAATGGTCTCTTTGAAGGAAATGTGTTGTTTGCTAAATAAGGATTGAATACAGGCTTTGCCATCTTATGCATAAATTAATATATTATTTCAGAGCAGTATTGCTGTCTCGTTTCATCTCCTTACATTCATGATTATTTTGAAAATCATTTGCTATGTACAGTTTATGCCCAAATATTCCATATTTGGAGGAAGAGTTCCTATGTCACTGGGAATATTAACCATGTCCACCCacattttgtttacctgaaaAATTTCCACATCAATAGAGCTCAATGGAGTTGACAGGTGTGTCCCTATTTTTCTCCAGTGATGTCcctataaataattttaaatctcACAATGTGTATAATATAGAGAGGGGACTGTTAGGTTAAAAACATATTTAgttctttaaaatgtatttcctgAGCTTCTAAGAgcaactgttttttaaattattttactttTGCACAATTTCTTCACTGAATGGCAGCTATTTGTTTCTCCTATGCATTTCATTCCACTTTTGTTTCTCTGTAGTTAATTTTGTTAAAAGATTCTCATGAACAGGCACAATGCTACAATGGTCGGGTTGCAAACACTGCAGCAGAAGGTGTACATCAAAATTAActttgatgtgatttttttttaaatacaaatatttaatcatttctttttaacttttgttttcaCAATAACTTAAAACAAAGACTAATAGTAATAACCCCCAATTTTTAGTATTGGGGCATTGTCTCTGAAATGCTTAAGACTGAAGAAAATGTTGGATTTATCACTAATAGAGAAAAGAAAACCAAGGAACTATGTAGGCTTTCATTTGCTGGGTTTATCCCTCTGGATTTCTGCAGAATGTTTCAGATCCTGAGAACCTAACAATCATTGATTATGGGTTCATTTCTTTCCCCAGATGTGAGCTTAGTGGGTTTCAACAGTACCGATAAACTCTCCATTCTCCAAGGCTGCCCTGGATttccaggtgccacaggacccagAGGAGACTCAGGAATTCCAGGAACGCGAGGTACGTTCTCAGGCACTGAATGGGAATCAGGGATGGCTGGGTACTGAGGTAAATGGGAATTACTTTTGTAATATGCTCAGACTTTGGAGATTCTCCTCAACCCTGATATGAGGAAACTCACATGGCATCTCCCGTATCCTGTGGCAAGGGATTGGAGATGCAGAATAAGCAAGCTCTGAAATATTGTCCATTCCCTTTGGGTTGTCAGCTTGGCAACCAAGTCCTCTGGTTCTTTCCCCATCTCTGTCACTGGCTCGCTGTGTGACCTTAGTCAAATGACTCTCTTTGAGCCTCAGTTTTCTCCTCTGTATAATGGCTATAATGGTCCTTTACCTCCCAGAGGTTATCTGAGGCACATTTCACTGATCtgtgtaaagcgctttgagaagTTTGGATGAGAGGGGCTAGAGAGAAAAATGTGCTTGTTCCTTTGTTCCTTTGACTTCAATTGGCCTCTATGCAAGAGCCCATGCTCTGGGATCCTGATGTGAGATCAGGGAGTCAGCGAGCCAGATGCAGATACATTATGTGAATTTCGACACAGATGGGTTATTGTAATTCCAGGttggggtggtgggtggggatTATGTACTCAGTATTTACGCTACCTTGGAAACTATTCAGTCAGTTTTCTGTGTTTGCAGGACAACAGGGACCACAGGGGATCCCTGGAAAGGCAGGGAAAGCTGGCCGAAAAGGTAAAGTAACAAAGGGCAGAGAACTGTGTTTTCCTATAGGTGACCTAAGAACAGGATATAAGTTTTTAATCAAATATCAATTAGAGCTAGTTATAAAACACCAATTCCTCTAATATCTGGGCTTGAAAAACCACCATAACTTCCCTTCACTCTATATTTGACAATAAAGGGTTTATTATTGCAACAGAACTTCAGTTTTGATCCACTGTCAAGATCTCGGTATCTCTGATCAGTCTTTACTATCTTATTTTTTGCTCAATCAGGAGAAAGAGGTCCTGCTGGCCCCTCTGGAGTGAAAGGTGAGAGACCTCAGACGATTCTTCTcactgcagagcccagggccggtgcaaggatgttttgcaccttaggcgaaacttccaccttgcagaccacccccacactcccaccctgaggtgcccccccacaGCTGCAGCTCCCCCTCTTCGCCCTGAGGCGCTCCCCCCCTGCCTTGAGGCAACCCccaccgccccagctcacccctgctccgcgcatgagcacgagcaccctgagcacaccgtggctgcttcacttctcccaccttccAGGCTTGCAgggccaatcagcttaggcaggagaagtgaagcagccacggcgtgctcggggaggaggcggggcaggggtgagctgggcggggagttcccctgcatgccgccccccctcccccttacttgctgcaggcagccctccctgcgctcccctgccccagctccctctgcctaaatgctggcggcaaccggggcggccgaagatccggctgctgcggtcgctgccgaagaaaatggcgctcCCCACATCCCAgggccctaggcgaccacctaggtcgcctaaatgatTGCACTGGCCCTGGCAGAGCCCTTTTTGGTGCTATTCATGGTGATAGAGAAATTGGGAGCAACAATCCCTCCTCCCGCCCTGTTTCATTGTACAATTTTTCCTTCCAGCTTCTTGCCAAACAAAAAAGCTGAAATGAAATTGGTTCCGATTAAACAAGAAGCgtcccctttttgtttttgtttaatagaCAAATGACAAAACAAAACGTTGTTCTGAAATGAGGAGTTGGaacatttcaaaattgtgaatAAAATATTAgcctgaaaaatttcaccctaaTGTCTGATATGCCACGAGTCCTCTGCAGCCACAGGAAATAGATCTCAACTGCAGTGGAGACGTAGCCAAAGCCTATTTCATGTCAGCCAATGCAAAAGACAAGATGAGATAAATGCAGTACTACCAGCCCCAAaactctgaaaaatttcagtcagGTTCATCAAAAATCAGGAGACTGGTTTTagaatcatgagattatgtaaaaataatagacgtggtgttctttttatttgcctttttgagtatttagggtgcactggggtcacatttggAGGCTTTTGCCGTAGCTTTGAGGGTTAGAAACTTACCTTTTTTTTGAGGCTGATGGCTGTAATTATGTCATATGCACTTGACCCCAGGAGCTTGGGCTTTAAGGAAAAGAATAATTATCATGAGagtcatgacaaaatcatgagagttggcaacatacATCACTTAAGTCCCACAAAACGCCAACTTTAACAGATTGTGCAGAGTGTAGGTGGTGCATAGACCTTGAACTAGCCCCTCCACACAATTAAACCCAAGCGATTGTTGTAGTGAGATGTTGAATTATGTAGCTGACCTACAGGCAAAACAAGGATTTTATTCTGAGTTCTTTTTTTAGGAGATAAAGGAGCCCTGGGAGCTACGGGAGTCCCTGGAAGAGTTGGTGAGACCCTCTGCACTCGCCTTTATACTGAGCACGtcctttcagttttatttttgcaGCACTAACAATTAAGTGGTTTAGAAAGCTTGAATAGTTACCATGTCCACCCCATGTCCACAATATCTATATCAATCCTCCTGTAAGTTTTGGACTCTACAAAGAGAGAAATAGCCCCACCTACAAAAACAGGTGCCCATCCATGTTTTGTTATGTCTGGAACAACGCTAGCCAGATGACCTTTGGTATGAGAGAGAATAGTAGAAATGTAAGTGAAATCTGTAGATCTGGATGTGTATCCTAGAGAAGGCTTCTTTCTCCTATCCCTCCTTATATTTCATACATACTGTGAGTGGGGAGTATGAATCACAAGAAATGGATCCGTTAGAGGAATGATCCTTTTTGTcacttggaatttttttttaaaaaaaatattgagtcATATTCACAGGCAGTGTAAGCatatggggagggatagcttagtggtttgctTAGGGTTgggagttcagtccttgagggggctattgagggatctggggcaaaaatctgtctggggattggtcctgctttgagcggggagttggactagatgacctcctgaggtcccctctaaccctgatattctatgactttaACTTTTTTAGCGGCGGAGGGagagctctgtggtttgagcattggcctgctaaaccgagggttgtgagttcagtccttgagagggccacttagggatctggggcaaaaatcagtacttggtcctgctagtgaaggcaggggctggactcaatgatctttgaaggtcccttccagttctaggagataggtatatctcctattattatttattattataactcCCCTGACTTGGTGGGCATTGCTTCTAGTTATTGACCAGCAATTAATTTAGTCCATTAAGGACCAATTCTTAGCCCTGCAAGTAGGTGCCTCATGAGAGGCTTACAAAATAGTGTTGGCTACATAATGAGAGCCGTCTCGCTGGTTCAGGGTGGAAGGCTCAGATCAGAGATGTGTGTGAATCCATTAGCATTTGGTTTTCACAATTAAAAGCCTGTCTAGAGCACTTTCAATATAACTAATACTTTGCTATCGCAGCTGCCACTGTTGGCCAATTACATAGTTTAAAAGACAGTAAAACATTTTCTGGTTCCATTTCACTTTCTATTGTGTTTCTTTTCATGACCAGTGGAGGAAGTCCTGGAAGACAAACAGTGTAAGAAAGGTGAGTGTTTCTTATAACCACTAAATGTCATCTCATTCCATCCAGAGACCCAAACATGAAAACCCATTAGAGATAAACAAATtgtaaaaaaaatacatctgtgATTTACCACATTTGCTGTTCTCAAACTATCTGCAAAGAGACTTGGATCTTTTAAAATGAAGGTGTTTGCTGTTAGATTCGCTGGCCAATTGCTTTCTCCTTCAGCTGATGGGTTCGCTTGCAAACTGTTTGATGTGAGTATTCCTGTGAGTATCTGATATTTTTTCAGGGTGAGTGCTCACCCAGTCACATAATGACTGGAAGCCCCTCTGACTCACAGAGAAATTTCAAAATGCTGCATAGGTACTTGCAGTACAAATCTTCGTGCATATTTCAGTTTCCATGAGTTTTCAAGATGCTTTGAGCCAATCCTCTGTTCAGGTTGGGCTGGTCTCACACAGAACACAGGGGGTTGGGCAGGTGGTTGTGTCTTTTCCTCTTGCAAACGAACTTCATACAACCGGACTGGCACATTGGAGTCTAAATAATTTGGTTTGCTAACTACAGAGAGCATGCCAAGCCTAGATGGGTACATACGCTGATGTCGTGGTAGGTTTCCAAAGATAGAACACAGAGGGACCACAAACTATTGAAAGGGATACTACCCAATTCCCAAACACTacggtggggaggagaggagatggtGGCTCAAAGATTGTTTTCCAGTTACCTAAATCTGCAATTGAGCTGGCCCTCGGTGCAACAGAAAGCAGCCTATGAATCCCTGTACAAGGAGAGTTATACAACCAATTTACATATTTCAATTCCTCTTTCAACCAGGAGCAAAGAACTGCAAGGAGCTGTTAGCTAGAGGGAAAATCCTGAACGGCTGGTACACCATCTACCCCCGTGACTGTAACGCCATGACCGTGCTGTGTGACATGGACACAGATGGTGGAGGATGGATTGTAAGAACCGAGCATAATGAAGCTCATTGGACATTATTTATTGAACAACAAACAGTTTTCTGTCCCAGAAATGGGAGGTGGCCCTTACCCAGTGGGTTGTAGCTAGGAGAAAAGCATGAGGACAGAAGCTTTGAAGCTGTTAGCTCACCATGGTTAGCTGAAATAAAAACCAGACACTTCCTGAGCCCTTTTAATCCTCCCTAATCCTTGGTTGTAAAGATAACTTGGTTGTGAACACAGTGGGTTTCATGGAGGGAACCCAGAGCTTTAGACTCTAAAAGACCCAGTCTGAGGGGACATTTGTCACTAGTCTGACACAGATAACCAGGTTTCCCTTCTCCTGGCTATTCTCTGCCTGGATCTCAGAGCCTCCTCAATAGCTGCCCAGATTCTGGAACCAGAATTTCTTCTTCCTTCCACTTCTGTCACAGGCCTGGTGCCTCAGCTGCTCTattgctcaggcagcccctgagtATGAGTGGAAAGAGCGTTCTAGGGAGCTGAGGGGTTTGAACCCTGTATGTACCTCACTTTTAAACCTTCCAATTCATTATTCTGCTTATTTATATCCCAGTCGTGCCTAGAGAATCTGAtgaagatcagggtcccattgtgctgggtgctgaacACACACTGAGAGACGGCCCCTGTCCCTTACAGCTCACTGTCTCCATAGACAAGGCAGAGAAAGGGCCGCACAGAAAGCagaggtgatgtgacttgcccaaatgGCAGAACTGGGTatagaacccaggcctcctgaTTGCCAGCCCAGTGCTGTAGTTTTCAGACCATGTGATCTTTTAATCTAGTGCTGTTGCTGCCAAGATTTAATATGATCCTGTGGGACAAGCATCCATCAGCGATAGTCACCTGAGGCTGAAATAGATCTGACCCTGTTAAATCTCATCCAGTGATTTACAGTCTCAGAGTTTCTGGCCTCTTGCTCTACGTAGGATGGAAACCAATGTGGGATTTCCCAGCTAAGAACCTCCTGTTTCCCTGCAGGTGTTCCAGAGACGGGTGGATGGTTCTGTGGATTTTTACCGTGACTGGAATTCGTACAAGAGAGGTTTtggcagccggctgtcagaattCTGGCTGGGGAATGACAATATCCACCTGCTAACATCCCTTGGTAAAGACATCACTGATGCATTCTTTTCCTTACAGCAACCTTCTCCACCAAGTTTTGTTCCCACATTTTAGTCATGGATACAGGGTATAGATTTGTACTATCGGTAGAGGTAACCCGTCTGCTCCAGACACCCCTTCCTGTTCCTTACAGCCCAGTCCTGCCACACAAAGCTATTGAAACCAAGAATGCTGTGGTAGCTGGGCTGGCTCCAGTCATGATTCATGGAGCAGCATTTGGTCCTTTGGTGGTTCGCCCACAGTACAGCAATAAAGAATGTTGCAGCGTGGATGAGGTCATAGATTCTGAACTACCTTAGCAAAGCATAACACGGAGCAGGTTTTTAATAGGGAGGTTAGGTTGGTGGGCAGAAATTGAATTGATTAAGTTCGATATGAAGATATTGGTTTGATGCAAGAAtcagtgggtgagattctatgaTGTGTGTAATGCAGGCAAtttaaactagatgatcataatggtcccagCATAATAGAGCCTGATTTATGTTTAGAGTCTTCAGGGGCTTCTGCAATAAAAGCAATCAGTAATAGTAATAAAAACTAATGGAAGGTGCTGAACATTTTGCTTTCAAATTGTTTTCTAAAGATCCCCAGGAGCTTCGCGTCGATCTCAGAGATTTTGACGACAACTATGAATTTGCTTCCTTCTCGTCATTCAGAGTTGCAGGAGAGACTTCGAAATACACGCTGTTCATTGGACCCTTTGTTAATGGCACTGCAGGTAGATTCTCAGCTCATCCTTTTCCCTTTGTGGCAGATGGAAAAATGGAAAGCAAAAGTGATGCAGAGTATTCTATGGCAGAAGCAAAAGGCAATATAATCTGTGGAAGTGATGTGTCAGGAAACATCAGTTATTCTCCTGCTGAACTATTAAAGGAAAAACACAAGGTTTAGTGACAACAAAACATATAGTATAATATGGATATCCTGCCTAGTGGAGGTCTGAAAGCAGAATAATGAGCCGAGGTAGGCACAGCTACTGCTGATTGCTTCCCTAAATTAGATCTTAATGCCCCATAGAAATATCTGAATTAAACGACGTAGGCACATCAGGATTGGTACAAGTCATTGAGTGGTTATATATGCCCCATTTCATGCAAACTATGCATCCAGACCCCCGCATACCAGAGACAGAAATAGTTTGTGCCATGCAGAGTCTTCTACACATCACCGCAGGTATGCTTAGGCAGACCCACAAGGCAACTAGGGAGAAGGGCTTTTAACTAGGTTTAAAAGGGGCAGGGGACAAAAGCCAACAGCTAAGCATAAAAAAGGGCCACCTTAACAGAGGGCCAgagttttgggggggcggggacatgTACGgtcagaggaggaagaagagagtaACCAGTAGAGGCATATACTCAAAATCTCAGATACCGATACATAAATGCAAGGCAGATGGGGAATAAATAGGAAGAGCTGGAAGGATTAGTACAACAGTAAATTTACTACTTAAGTGGCATCACCGAAACTTGGTGGCATGAGTCTCATTACTGGACTATTGTTATAGCAGGGTACAGCTTGTTTAGGAGGGACAGGCAAGGTAAATGGGAGGAGGTGTTGAATTATACAGCCAGAGTAAATACACTTGTTCTCTGCTCCAGGAGGAGGCGAGAGGCAGCCCAACTGACAGTCtctggggaaagaaaaaaagcatAATAAATAGACGTGATCTCTTGATACAGGTGTACTATAGTAATgagggactttaactacccagatgtttgttggaaaagtaataaagAAAAACACACAACTTCTGATAAGCCCTTGGAATGTAATGGGGACACCATttggtggaggaagtaaccagggggaCCAGCCATTTTAGACTTAATTCTGACCAACAAGGAGGAATTGGGAGCGAATCTGAAGGCAGAAGACAATTTGggagaaagtgatcatgaaatcacagatttctttattctaaggaaaggaaggagtggaaacatggacaaactGTTAAGGAGAAGTACAAAAGAGTAGCATACTcttatgtagggacaaaatcaaaaAGATTAAGGCACAAAATAAGTTACATCTAAGAAGGAACAGAAAAATCCATAGGAAGGGGTTCTTTACATATATTAGCAGTAAGAGAAAGATGAAAGCAAGTGTAGTTCCTTACTTAACAGGAATggagagctaataatggatgacatcaagaaggcttgGGTGTTTCGTGACTAGTGTGTTTCAATCTTCACTCAAAAGGTTACTGGTGATGACATACTCAACACACTATTAACAACAAGCCCAAATACTGGGGGGAAAAGTTAAACaatatttagacaagttagatatattcaagtTGGGAGGGCCTGGCAAAACTCATCCTAAGGGAATAAAATAGCTAGCTGaaacaatctcagaaccattaatAATTATCtggagaactcctggaggatgggtgaggtcccagagcactggagaagggcaaacatagtacctatctttaaaaaggggaacaaacgGGACCTGGGGAACTTtaggccagtcagcctaactttgatacctggaaaaatactcactcaaattattaaacaatcaagttGTAAACACCTAGAGGACGGTAGGATTAATTAGCAATATGCACCATGGAGTTCTcatgaacaaatcatgtcaaccctgcctaatttccttctttgacagggttatggcttagtggataaggggaaagcagtagacatgatatattttgattttagtaagacttttgacaaAAATCCCACATGGCATTCTCAATAAGCAAGCTAGGGAAATGCAGTTTGGGCgcaattactataaggtgggtacacaaCTGTTTGAAAGACTGtgctcaaagagtagttatcaatggtaaGCTGGGACCATGAATCTAATGGAGttctgcaggggtcagtcctgagtCTGGTGGTAGtccatattttcattaatgagttGGATAATTGAGTGGAGCATATGCTTATAAATCTGCAGAtggcaccaagctgggagggtttgtaagcactttggaggacaggattaaaatgcAAAATGACCTTGGCAAATTGGAGAACTGATTTGAATCCAGCAAGATGAAATCCAGCAAAGACAAATGGAAAGTGATTCACTTAAGAAAGACTAATCAAATGCACATCTCCAgagtggggaataactggcttggtggtagtactgctgaaaaaaaCCTGGGGTTTTGAGTGGAtcgcaaattgaatatgagtcaacaatgtgatgtagTTTCACAAAAAGCTAATGTCATTCTGGGTATGTTTACAAGACTGTGGCATGTAAGAAACAGTAGATACTTGTCCTGGTCTACTCAGCACGGGTGAGGCCTCACAGAGAGAacagtgtccaattctgggcaccacactttaggaatgatgtggacaaactgaagagagttcagaggagagcaagaaaTGTATCTATCTTggttgggagctgcttgcttcctacgggctcttttctcttcaagctGTAGGAGCCAGCTTCTGTCATGGACTTTGAAACCCTGATGGAAACC encodes the following:
- the LOC120386996 gene encoding ficolin-2-like isoform X2, with the translated sequence MRPKSHLVLIKNGIRRSEVKAQTLSFLMLWQLGKPPSMIAAVCQAQDTCPDVSLVGFNSTDKLSILQGCPGFPGATGPRGDSGIPGTRGQQGPQGIPGKAGKAGRKGERGPAGPSGVKGDKGALGATGVPGRVVEEVLEDKQCKKGAKNCKELLARGKILNGWYTIYPRDCNAMTVLCDMDTDGGGWIVFQRRVDGSVDFYRDWNSYKRGFGSRLSEFWLGNDNIHLLTSLDPQELRVDLRDFDDNYEFASFSSFRVAGETSKYTLFIGPFVNGTAGDSLTNQNGMMFSTHDQDNDISEWSCAVTYKGAWWYGACHSANLNGLYLKGAHESYADGVNWQTGKGGQTSSYTLTQRRAQGLELLFVHRKTHSLKNVSQLCLGYVSSPT
- the LOC120386996 gene encoding ficolin-2-like isoform X6, giving the protein MRPKSHLVLIKNGIRRSEVKAQTLSFLMLWQLGKPPSMIAAAVCQAQDTCPDVSLVGFNSTDKLSILQGCPGFPGATGPRGDSGIPGTRGQQGPQGIPGKAGKAGRKGERGPAGPSGVKGDKGALGATGVPGRVVEEVLEDKQCKKGAKNCKELLARGKILNGWYTIYPRDCNAMTVLCDMDTDGGGWIVFQRRVDGSVDFYRDWNSYKRGFGSRLSEFWLGNDNIHLLTSLDPQELRVDLRDFDDNYEFASFSSFRVAGETSKYTLFIGPFVNGTAGDSLTNQNGMMFSTHDQDNDISEWSCAVTYKGAWWYGACHSANLNGLYLKGAHESYADGVNWQTGKGYSYSYKRAEMKMRPV
- the LOC120386996 gene encoding ficolin-2-like isoform X1, yielding MRPKSHLVLIKNGIRRSEVKAQTLSFLMLWQLGKPPSMIAAAVCQAQDTCPDVSLVGFNSTDKLSILQGCPGFPGATGPRGDSGIPGTRGQQGPQGIPGKAGKAGRKGERGPAGPSGVKGDKGALGATGVPGRVVEEVLEDKQCKKGAKNCKELLARGKILNGWYTIYPRDCNAMTVLCDMDTDGGGWIVFQRRVDGSVDFYRDWNSYKRGFGSRLSEFWLGNDNIHLLTSLDPQELRVDLRDFDDNYEFASFSSFRVAGETSKYTLFIGPFVNGTAGDSLTNQNGMMFSTHDQDNDISEWSCAVTYKGAWWYGACHSANLNGLYLKGAHESYADGVNWQTGKGGQTSSYTLTQRRAQGLELLFVHRKTHSLKNVSQLCLGYVSSPT
- the LOC120386996 gene encoding ficolin-2-like isoform X5 yields the protein MRPKSHLVLIKNAAAVCQAQDTCPDVSLVGFNSTDKLSILQGCPGFPGATGPRGDSGIPGTRGQQGPQGIPGKAGKAGRKGERGPAGPSGVKGDKGALGATGVPGRVVEEVLEDKQCKKGAKNCKELLARGKILNGWYTIYPRDCNAMTVLCDMDTDGGGWIVFQRRVDGSVDFYRDWNSYKRGFGSRLSEFWLGNDNIHLLTSLDPQELRVDLRDFDDNYEFASFSSFRVAGETSKYTLFIGPFVNGTAGDSLTNQNGMMFSTHDQDNDISEWSCAVTYKGAWWYGACHSANLNGLYLKGAHESYADGVNWQTGKGGQTSSYTLTQRRAQGLELLFVHRKTHSLKNVSQLCLGYVSSPT
- the LOC120386996 gene encoding ficolin-2-like isoform X3, coding for MRPKSHLVLIKNGIRRSEVKAQTLSFLMLWQLGKPPSMIDVSLVGFNSTDKLSILQGCPGFPGATGPRGDSGIPGTRGQQGPQGIPGKAGKAGRKGERGPAGPSGVKGDKGALGATGVPGRVVEEVLEDKQCKKGAKNCKELLARGKILNGWYTIYPRDCNAMTVLCDMDTDGGGWIVFQRRVDGSVDFYRDWNSYKRGFGSRLSEFWLGNDNIHLLTSLDPQELRVDLRDFDDNYEFASFSSFRVAGETSKYTLFIGPFVNGTAGDSLTNQNGMMFSTHDQDNDISEWSCAVTYKGAWWYGACHSANLNGLYLKGAHESYADGVNWQTGKGGQTSSYTLTQRRAQGLELLFVHRKTHSLKNVSQLCLGYVSSPT
- the LOC120386996 gene encoding ficolin-2-like isoform X4; this encodes MTVTLTVLCDVDTDGGGWIIRTEHNEALQTLFFLHNVSLVGFNSTDKLSILQGCPGFPGATGPRGDSGIPGTRGQQGPQGIPGKAGKAGRKGERGPAGPSGVKGDKGALGATGVPGRVVEEVLEDKQCKKGAKNCKELLARGKILNGWYTIYPRDCNAMTVLCDMDTDGGGWIVFQRRVDGSVDFYRDWNSYKRGFGSRLSEFWLGNDNIHLLTSLDPQELRVDLRDFDDNYEFASFSSFRVAGETSKYTLFIGPFVNGTAGDSLTNQNGMMFSTHDQDNDISEWSCAVTYKGAWWYGACHSANLNGLYLKGAHESYADGVNWQTGKGGQTSSYTLTQRRAQGLELLFVHRKTHSLKNVSQLCLGYVSSPT